A DNA window from Actinomadura luzonensis contains the following coding sequences:
- a CDS encoding DUF3311 domain-containing protein, whose product MTTGEPGQPRTDRSPWNWLLVLPIVLPLLTFLFNADEPRLLGFPLFYWLQIAFIAVGVTCTTIVYRMTK is encoded by the coding sequence ATGACTACCGGGGAACCCGGACAGCCACGCACCGACCGCAGCCCCTGGAACTGGCTGCTGGTCCTGCCGATCGTGCTGCCGCTGCTGACCTTCCTGTTCAACGCGGACGAGCCGCGCCTGCTCGGCTTCCCGCTGTTCTACTGGCTGCAGATCGCCTTCATCGCGGTCGGCGTCACGTGCACCACGATCGTCTACAGGATGACCAAGTGA
- a CDS encoding VOC family protein has protein sequence MNSEFELRGVNHVALVCSDMKQTVDFYSGVLGMPLIKTIELPMGWGQHFFFDCGGGNALAFFWFPDAPEGVPGVSAPRNLPDRGELLSAVGSMNHIAFDVPPERIEEYRDRLVAKGIDVGVLLNHDDSEFGVAPEMHDGVFVRSIYFKDPDGVLVEFAAWTREVGRPGDVRHEPKTAADRTV, from the coding sequence ATGAACAGCGAATTCGAGCTCCGCGGCGTCAACCACGTCGCGCTGGTCTGCTCGGACATGAAGCAGACGGTCGACTTCTACTCCGGCGTGCTGGGCATGCCGCTGATCAAGACCATCGAGCTGCCGATGGGCTGGGGCCAGCACTTCTTCTTCGACTGCGGCGGCGGGAACGCCCTGGCCTTCTTCTGGTTCCCCGACGCGCCCGAGGGCGTGCCCGGCGTGTCCGCGCCGCGCAACCTGCCCGACCGGGGCGAGCTGCTGTCGGCCGTCGGCTCCATGAACCACATCGCCTTCGACGTGCCGCCGGAGCGGATCGAGGAGTACCGCGACCGGCTCGTCGCCAAGGGCATCGACGTCGGCGTGCTGCTCAACCACGACGACAGCGAGTTCGGCGTGGCGCCCGAGATGCACGACGGGGTGTTCGTCCGCTCGATCTACTTCAAGGACCCCGACGGCGTGCTGGTCGAGTTCGCCGCCTGGACTCGCGAGGTGGGCCGGCCCGGCGACGTGCGCCACGAGCCGAAGACGGCCGCCGATCGGACCGTCTGA
- a CDS encoding CPBP family intramembrane glutamic endopeptidase, with translation MSTESPPAAVPALSRRLIGAEIFVVMSVSLGASGLIALIRLIGALTAPKELKSQHAVLVGSMAPGRPWLDLSLQLSQIAVAVAPVGLVAYLLARSGESLRTIGADLREPRRDLLRGVLLAALIGGSGLAFYLAVWASGVNLTVVPGALPEVWWQVPVLLLAAAQNGVLEEVLVAGYLLHRLGQAGWSPWRAVVVSSLLRGSYHLYQGFGGFAGNVVMGVVFGRAYQRWGRTAPLVVAHTLIDAVAFVGYAFLRGRVSWLP, from the coding sequence ATGAGCACTGAGTCGCCGCCCGCCGCCGTGCCCGCGCTCTCGCGCCGGCTCATCGGCGCCGAGATCTTCGTCGTGATGTCGGTCTCGCTCGGCGCGAGCGGCCTGATCGCGCTCATCCGGCTGATCGGGGCGCTCACCGCGCCGAAGGAGCTGAAGAGCCAGCACGCGGTGCTGGTCGGCTCCATGGCGCCGGGGCGGCCGTGGCTGGACCTGTCGCTGCAGCTCTCCCAGATCGCGGTGGCGGTCGCGCCGGTCGGGCTGGTGGCCTACCTGCTGGCGCGCTCCGGGGAGTCGCTGCGCACGATCGGCGCCGACCTGCGCGAGCCCCGCCGGGACCTGCTGCGCGGCGTGCTGCTCGCGGCCCTGATCGGCGGCAGCGGGCTCGCGTTCTACCTGGCGGTGTGGGCCTCCGGCGTCAACCTCACCGTCGTGCCCGGCGCGCTGCCCGAGGTCTGGTGGCAGGTGCCGGTGCTGCTGCTGGCCGCGGCGCAGAACGGGGTGCTGGAGGAGGTGCTGGTCGCCGGGTACCTGCTGCACCGGCTGGGGCAGGCCGGCTGGTCGCCGTGGCGGGCGGTGGTCGTGTCGTCGCTGCTGCGGGGGTCGTACCACCTGTATCAGGGCTTCGGCGGGTTCGCCGGGAACGTGGTGATGGGCGTCGTGTTCGGGCGGGCCTACCAGCGGTGGGGGCGGACCGCGCCGCTCGTCGTGGCGCACACGCTGATCGACGCGGTGGCCTTCGTCGGGTACGCGTTCCTGCGCGGCCGGGTGAGCTGGCTGCCCTGA
- a CDS encoding ABC transporter ATP-binding protein: MSILRASHLVKRFGPVTAVRDLSLTVGEGEVVGLLGPNGAGKSTTLHMLLGLITPDAGRVELFGLELARHRTEALSLLNFAAGYVDLPGVLRVREVLDAFARLYALRRPRERVAEMVELFELGPLVKRQVMALSSGQRTRVQLAKALLNAPRLLVLDEPTAHLDPDAGDRVRGLLTRVAAENGSAMLVTSHNMREVERMCDRVHFMADGVIVATGTAAELAGHYGAEDLEEVFLKVARG; this comes from the coding sequence GTGTCCATCCTGCGGGCGTCCCATCTGGTCAAGCGGTTCGGGCCCGTCACGGCCGTCCGCGACCTGAGCCTCACCGTCGGCGAGGGCGAGGTCGTCGGGCTGCTCGGCCCCAACGGCGCCGGCAAGTCGACCACCCTGCACATGCTGCTGGGCCTCATCACGCCGGACGCCGGCCGGGTCGAGCTGTTCGGCCTGGAGCTGGCCCGGCACCGCACCGAGGCGCTGAGCCTGCTCAACTTCGCGGCCGGCTACGTCGACCTGCCCGGCGTGCTGCGGGTGCGCGAGGTGCTCGACGCCTTCGCCCGCCTGTACGCCCTGCGCCGCCCGCGCGAGCGGGTCGCCGAGATGGTCGAGCTGTTCGAGCTGGGCCCGCTCGTCAAACGGCAGGTCATGGCGCTGTCGTCGGGCCAGCGCACCCGCGTGCAGCTGGCCAAGGCGCTGCTCAACGCGCCCCGGCTGCTGGTGCTCGACGAGCCGACGGCGCACCTCGACCCCGACGCCGGCGACCGCGTGCGCGGCCTGCTGACCCGCGTGGCCGCCGAGAACGGCAGCGCCATGCTCGTCACCTCGCACAACATGCGCGAGGTCGAACGCATGTGCGACCGCGTGCACTTCATGGCCGACGGCGTGATCGTCGCCACCGGCACCGCGGCCGAGCTGGCCGGCCACTACGGGGCCGAGGACCTGGAAGAGGTGTTCTTGAAGGTGGCCCGCGGATGA
- a CDS encoding SDR family oxidoreductase, translated as MIALVAGATRGTGRGIAVALGEIGATVYCTGRSTRERRSEIDRPETIEETAELVTAAGGTGIPVRADHLEPGEVAALAERVDREQGRLDVLVNDVWGSDHLWSWDTPVWKHDLDKGLRLLRLAVDTHIITSRFLLPLLIRNEGGLAVEVTDGTWEFNQTRYRENVYYDLAKMSVNRLAFAWSKELRPHGGTAVAITPGFLRSEAMLDGFGVTEDTWREAKADPAWLVSETPAYAGRAVAALAADPDRSRWSGRSLTSGELAEAYGFTDVDGSRPQVWRFITEVVETGGEGDPAAYR; from the coding sequence ATGATTGCTTTGGTTGCGGGAGCGACCCGCGGGACGGGACGGGGCATCGCGGTGGCCCTGGGCGAGATCGGCGCGACCGTCTACTGCACCGGCCGCAGCACCCGGGAGCGGCGCTCGGAGATCGACCGGCCGGAGACCATCGAGGAGACCGCCGAGCTGGTGACGGCGGCCGGCGGCACCGGCATCCCGGTCCGCGCCGACCACCTCGAACCCGGCGAGGTGGCCGCGCTCGCCGAGCGCGTGGACCGCGAGCAGGGCCGGCTCGACGTGCTGGTCAACGACGTGTGGGGGAGCGACCACCTGTGGTCGTGGGACACCCCGGTCTGGAAGCACGACCTGGACAAGGGGCTGCGGCTGCTGCGCCTCGCGGTCGACACCCACATCATCACCAGCAGGTTCCTGCTGCCGCTGCTCATCAGGAACGAGGGCGGGCTGGCCGTCGAGGTCACCGACGGCACCTGGGAGTTCAACCAGACCCGCTACCGGGAGAACGTCTACTACGACCTGGCCAAGATGTCGGTGAACCGGCTCGCGTTCGCCTGGTCGAAGGAGCTGCGCCCGCACGGCGGCACGGCGGTGGCGATCACGCCGGGCTTCCTGCGCTCGGAGGCCATGCTGGACGGCTTCGGCGTCACCGAGGACACCTGGCGCGAGGCCAAGGCCGACCCCGCCTGGCTGGTGTCGGAGACGCCCGCCTACGCGGGCCGGGCCGTCGCCGCGCTCGCCGCCGACCCGGACCGGAGCCGCTGGTCGGGCCGGTCGCTGACGAGCGGCGAGCTGGCCGAGGCGTACGGCTTCACCGACGTGGACGGCAGCCGCCCCCAGGTGTGGCGCTTCATCACCGAGGTCGTCGAGACGGGAGGGGAGGGCGACCCGGCGGCCTACCGCTGA
- a CDS encoding ABC transporter permease, which yields MTLTSPLTLPPLSLAARRTRVLGVVRRDFAALRRSPVRMFEILFWPTVELVLWGFMTVFLQAQRVPFAVSFLLGAVLLWQVLQKASNEISIAFLEDIWSRNLLNVQVSPLSSAEYLAGLVLFSLGKVVVALAVMAALALGLYGFGVTSMGPGLVPFMAVLLVLGWSLGLVGIAAVLRFGENAQVIAWSLVFMVQPLAGIFYPVAVLPAPLRAVSWFLPASHVFEGMRAVMNGGAVPWDRLAWAAGLDVLYLAATLGLFAWALTHARRRGKLSRFGE from the coding sequence ATGACCCTCACCTCCCCCCTGACCCTGCCGCCGCTGAGCCTCGCGGCCCGGCGCACCCGCGTGCTCGGCGTGGTGCGGCGCGACTTCGCGGCGCTGCGGCGCAGCCCCGTGCGGATGTTCGAGATCCTCTTCTGGCCCACCGTGGAGCTGGTGCTGTGGGGGTTCATGACGGTGTTCCTGCAGGCGCAGCGGGTGCCGTTCGCGGTGTCGTTCCTGCTGGGGGCGGTGCTGCTGTGGCAGGTGCTGCAGAAGGCCAGCAACGAGATCTCGATCGCCTTCCTGGAGGACATCTGGTCGCGCAACCTGCTCAACGTGCAGGTCAGCCCGCTGTCCAGCGCCGAGTACCTGGCGGGGCTGGTGCTGTTCTCGCTGGGCAAGGTGGTGGTGGCGCTGGCCGTCATGGCGGCGCTCGCGCTCGGCCTGTACGGCTTCGGCGTGACGAGCATGGGGCCCGGCCTGGTGCCGTTCATGGCGGTGCTGCTCGTGCTCGGCTGGTCGCTCGGGCTGGTCGGCATCGCGGCGGTGCTCCGCTTCGGCGAGAACGCGCAGGTCATCGCCTGGTCGCTGGTGTTCATGGTGCAGCCGCTGGCCGGGATCTTCTACCCGGTGGCGGTGCTGCCCGCGCCGTTGCGGGCGGTGTCGTGGTTCCTGCCCGCCTCGCACGTGTTCGAGGGCATGCGCGCTGTCATGAACGGCGGCGCGGTGCCGTGGGACCGGCTGGCCTGGGCGGCCGGGCTCGACGTGCTCTACCTGGCGGCGACGCTGGGGCTGTTCGCCTGGGCGCTCACGCACGCCCGCCGGCGCGGGAAGCTGTCGCGTTTCGGGGAGTGA
- a CDS encoding phosphotransferase family protein, with product MSGADDDVAGIVAEVFGPEAALPHRVRLPGGASRETWALDVVTPGGRRHELVLRLDSPGGAGEAGATLAAEARLMRAAAEAGVPVPRVVAADDTPGGDVPFVLMERVAGETIPRKILRDDAYAAARPLLAAQCGRALAAIHRMPLAALPPEAAAGAAEDPLRRWRDVLDLLGEPHPVFELALRRLAGSRPPAPGRPAVVHGDFRNGNLIVGPEGVRAVLDWELAHAGDPLEDLGWLCAKAWRFGSPLPVGGFGGYDELINAYEEAGGTKVDRGALRWWETFGVLKWGVICVMQTMRHLRGGARSVELAAIGRRVCETEWDLLRMLRDAP from the coding sequence ATGAGCGGCGCGGACGACGACGTCGCCGGGATCGTGGCAGAGGTGTTCGGGCCGGAGGCGGCGCTCCCCCACCGGGTGCGGCTGCCCGGCGGCGCGTCACGGGAGACGTGGGCGCTGGACGTCGTCACGCCCGGCGGCCGGCGGCACGAGCTGGTGCTGCGGCTGGACTCCCCCGGCGGCGCCGGCGAGGCGGGTGCCACACTGGCCGCCGAGGCGCGGCTCATGCGCGCGGCGGCCGAGGCCGGGGTGCCGGTCCCGCGCGTCGTCGCGGCCGACGACACGCCCGGCGGAGACGTGCCCTTCGTTCTCATGGAGCGGGTGGCCGGCGAGACCATCCCGCGCAAGATCCTGCGCGACGACGCCTACGCCGCCGCCCGTCCCCTGCTGGCCGCGCAGTGCGGCCGGGCGCTGGCCGCGATCCACCGCATGCCGCTCGCCGCCCTGCCGCCCGAGGCCGCCGCCGGCGCCGCCGAGGACCCGCTGCGGCGCTGGCGCGACGTGCTCGACCTGCTCGGCGAGCCGCACCCGGTGTTCGAGCTGGCGCTGCGCCGGCTGGCCGGGTCCCGGCCGCCCGCGCCCGGTCGGCCGGCGGTGGTGCACGGCGACTTCCGCAACGGCAACCTCATCGTCGGCCCGGAGGGCGTGCGGGCGGTGCTGGACTGGGAGCTGGCGCACGCCGGCGACCCCCTGGAGGACCTGGGGTGGTTGTGCGCGAAGGCGTGGCGGTTCGGCTCGCCGCTGCCCGTCGGCGGGTTCGGCGGCTACGACGAGCTGATCAACGCCTACGAGGAGGCGGGCGGCACCAAGGTGGACCGCGGCGCGCTGCGCTGGTGGGAGACGTTCGGCGTGCTCAAGTGGGGCGTCATCTGCGTCATGCAGACGATGCGGCACCTGCGCGGCGGGGCCCGCTCGGTGGAGCTGGCGGCGATCGGGCGGCGCGTATGCGAGACCGAGTGGGACCTGCTCCGCATGCTCCGGGACGCCCCGTGA
- the mctP gene encoding monocarboxylate uptake permease MctP — protein sequence MSGHTTELVVFVVLFLVVSAMGFVAARWRRPESIESLHEWGLGGRNFGSWITWFLVGGDLYTAYTFVAVPALVFGAGALGFYALPYTVVVYPLVFLVLTRMWSVSHVHGFVTPADFVRARFGSPTLALAIAITGLVATMPYIALQLVGIEAVLKSMGITGHLPIIIAFAILAAYTYQSGLRAPALIAFVKDALIYIVILVAVLYIPAKLGGWGTIFDAAAKKFAATPNPADGITLTSTNQLQYVTLAFGSALALFLYPHSLTGVLASKNRNVIKRNMSALPAYSLVLGLIALLGFMAIAAGTKPVVGANGKADTNTIVPMLFDQLFPDWFTGVAYAAIGIGALVPAAIMSIAAANLFTRNIYREYLNKHATDAQEAKVSKITSLLVKVGAVLCILLLDPQFSIDLQLIGGVIILQTLPAVALGLYTRWFHKGGLLAGWAAGLAAGMWMLYLIPNPANGKAHFGGSAFGLANLGFDTKMTIYAGFLALIVNLVVAALGTLAFRAFKVADGADVTKREHYFVDEGDPRVKDLDLSASH from the coding sequence GTGAGCGGGCACACGACCGAGCTGGTCGTCTTCGTCGTCCTGTTCCTCGTCGTGAGCGCCATGGGCTTCGTCGCGGCCCGCTGGCGCCGGCCGGAGTCCATCGAAAGCCTGCACGAGTGGGGTCTCGGCGGGCGCAACTTCGGCTCCTGGATCACCTGGTTCCTGGTGGGCGGCGACCTCTACACCGCCTACACCTTCGTCGCGGTGCCGGCGCTGGTGTTCGGGGCGGGCGCGCTCGGCTTCTACGCGCTGCCCTACACCGTGGTGGTCTACCCGCTGGTGTTCCTGGTGCTGACCCGGATGTGGTCGGTCTCGCACGTGCACGGCTTCGTGACGCCGGCCGACTTCGTGCGGGCCAGGTTCGGCTCGCCGACGCTGGCCCTCGCCATCGCGATCACCGGCCTGGTGGCCACGATGCCGTACATCGCGCTCCAGCTCGTCGGCATCGAGGCCGTGCTGAAGTCGATGGGGATCACCGGCCACCTGCCGATCATCATCGCCTTCGCGATCCTGGCGGCCTACACCTACCAGTCGGGGCTGCGCGCGCCCGCGCTGATCGCGTTCGTCAAGGACGCGCTCATCTACATCGTGATCCTGGTCGCCGTCCTCTACATCCCGGCCAAGCTGGGCGGCTGGGGCACCATCTTCGACGCGGCCGCGAAGAAGTTCGCCGCCACGCCCAACCCGGCCGACGGCATCACGCTGACCTCCACCAACCAGCTCCAGTACGTGACGCTGGCCTTCGGCTCGGCGCTGGCGCTGTTCCTCTACCCGCACAGCCTCACCGGCGTGCTGGCCTCCAAGAACCGCAACGTCATCAAGCGGAACATGTCGGCCCTGCCCGCCTACAGCCTCGTGCTCGGCCTGATCGCGCTGCTCGGCTTCATGGCGATCGCGGCCGGCACCAAGCCGGTCGTCGGCGCCAACGGCAAGGCCGACACCAACACGATCGTGCCGATGCTGTTCGACCAGCTCTTCCCCGACTGGTTCACCGGCGTCGCCTACGCGGCCATCGGCATCGGCGCGCTCGTCCCGGCCGCCATCATGTCGATCGCGGCGGCCAACCTGTTCACCCGCAACATCTACCGCGAGTACCTGAACAAGCACGCCACCGACGCCCAGGAGGCCAAGGTCTCCAAGATCACGTCGCTGCTGGTCAAGGTGGGCGCGGTGCTGTGCATCCTGCTGCTGGACCCGCAGTTCTCGATCGACCTCCAGCTCATCGGCGGCGTGATCATCCTGCAGACGCTGCCGGCGGTCGCGCTCGGCCTCTACACGCGCTGGTTCCACAAGGGCGGCCTGCTCGCGGGCTGGGCGGCCGGCCTCGCCGCCGGCATGTGGATGCTCTACCTCATCCCGAACCCGGCCAACGGCAAGGCGCACTTCGGCGGCTCGGCGTTCGGCCTGGCCAACCTCGGGTTCGACACCAAGATGACGATCTACGCCGGGTTCCTGGCGCTGATCGTCAACCTGGTGGTGGCGGCGCTCGGCACGCTGGCGTTCCGGGCGTTCAAGGTCGCCGACGGGGCGGACGTGACCAAGCGCGAGCACTACTTCGTGGACGAGGGCGACCCGCGGGTCAAGGACCTCGACCTCAGCGCCTCGCACTGA
- a CDS encoding TetR family transcriptional regulator: MSGRDPDRRRALLDAADRVIAAEGPDVSMAAIAAAAGVTKPILYRHFGDRSGLYEAIADRHVRTVIAQLRLRFAEPGAGLRARARATVSAYLDLVSANLNLYRFLFHRAGAEDARTRSRTASLVRSLGEELGGVLAAEGLAGDPVRAQVLGQAFVGMVRTTGDWWLEHPEVDREQVVEGLVEVITAALEVTPRNATASRAGGRA, translated from the coding sequence GTGAGCGGACGCGACCCCGACCGGCGCAGGGCGCTGCTCGACGCCGCCGACCGGGTGATCGCCGCCGAGGGCCCCGACGTGTCAATGGCCGCCATCGCGGCCGCCGCCGGCGTCACCAAGCCCATCCTCTACCGCCACTTCGGCGACCGAAGCGGCCTGTACGAGGCCATCGCCGACCGCCACGTGCGCACGGTGATCGCGCAGCTCCGCCTGCGCTTCGCCGAGCCGGGCGCCGGCCTGCGCGCCCGCGCCAGGGCCACCGTCTCGGCCTACCTCGACCTCGTCTCCGCCAACCTCAACCTCTACCGCTTCCTGTTCCACCGGGCCGGCGCCGAGGACGCCCGCACCCGCTCCCGCACCGCCTCGCTGGTGCGCAGCCTCGGCGAGGAGCTGGGCGGCGTGCTGGCCGCCGAGGGCCTGGCCGGCGACCCGGTGCGGGCGCAGGTGCTGGGGCAGGCGTTCGTCGGCATGGTGCGCACCACCGGCGACTGGTGGCTGGAGCATCCCGAGGTCGACCGCGAGCAGGTGGTGGAGGGGCTGGTGGAGGTGATCACGGCCGCGCTGGAGGTCACTCCCCGAAACGCGACAGCTTCCCGCGCCGGCGGGCGTGCGTGA
- a CDS encoding helix-turn-helix transcriptional regulator: protein MRAARLMSLVLLLQGRGGMTAAELAKELEVSERTVHRDVLALAEAGVPVYADRGRGGGYRLLDGYRTRLTGLDRAEAEALFLSGVPAALREMGLQDVAATARLKAAAALSPGLRDAPATAAQRFHLDAPGWFAVGDPPPAALAPLARAVWNDRRVRAVYKDRPRALEPYGLVLKAGAWYLAARLGGRFLIFRVHRFGEVDVLPETFERDPGFDLAGFWAAQSAEFSRSLLREEITLRLSERGRRLLRHVADPAALAGALASLRPDGTVRLAVESLEVAFSQVLRFGPEAEVLEPPELRAMVAAAAARTAALYAAPYEGQR, encoded by the coding sequence GTGCGCGCCGCGCGGCTGATGTCGCTGGTCCTGCTGCTGCAGGGCCGGGGCGGGATGACGGCGGCCGAGCTGGCCAAGGAGCTGGAGGTCTCCGAGCGCACCGTGCACCGCGACGTGCTCGCGCTGGCCGAGGCCGGCGTGCCGGTCTACGCCGACCGGGGGCGCGGCGGCGGCTACCGGCTGCTGGACGGCTACCGCACCCGGCTGACCGGCCTGGACCGGGCCGAGGCCGAGGCGCTGTTCCTGTCCGGCGTGCCGGCCGCGCTGCGCGAGATGGGCCTGCAGGACGTCGCGGCCACGGCCCGGCTGAAGGCCGCGGCCGCCCTGTCCCCCGGGCTGCGCGACGCCCCGGCGACCGCCGCGCAACGCTTCCACCTGGACGCGCCCGGCTGGTTCGCCGTCGGCGACCCGCCGCCGGCCGCCCTCGCGCCGCTGGCCAGGGCGGTGTGGAACGACCGGCGGGTGCGGGCCGTGTACAAGGACCGGCCGCGCGCGCTGGAGCCGTACGGGCTGGTACTCAAGGCCGGCGCCTGGTACCTGGCGGCGCGGCTCGGCGGCCGGTTCCTGATCTTCCGGGTGCACCGGTTCGGCGAGGTGGACGTGCTGCCCGAGACCTTCGAGCGCGACCCCGGCTTCGACCTGGCCGGGTTCTGGGCGGCGCAGTCGGCCGAGTTCAGCCGCTCGCTGCTGCGCGAGGAGATCACGCTGCGGCTCAGCGAGCGCGGCCGGCGCCTGCTGCGGCACGTCGCCGACCCGGCCGCGCTGGCCGGCGCGCTCGCCTCGCTGCGGCCGGACGGGACGGTGCGCCTCGCGGTCGAGTCGCTGGAGGTGGCCTTCTCCCAGGTGCTGCGGTTCGGGCCGGAGGCGGAGGTGCTGGAGCCGCCGGAGCTGCGGGCGATGGTCGCCGCGGCCGCCGCCCGCACCGCCGCCCTGTACGCCGCCCCGTACGAGGGTCAGCGGTAG
- a CDS encoding acyl-CoA dehydrogenase family protein, with the protein MSFAVPAGVRPIRDAVHAFMTERVEPAESVLHEGGPAAAAALQELRAEAKKEGLWALGHPRELGGGGLPFLDYVYVNEVQGRSEFGQLALGTYTLQDSLMLHEHASPEQRERYLEPLVRGDISPSFAMTEPDVSSSDPTQIRTSAVLDGDEWVINGHKWFTTGASRAAYTTVMCRTEPDAPPHLAFSMILVPTGTPGYRIVRETPVLGLDGAHCEVRYDDVRVPAANLLGERGRGFVIAQKRLGPGRVFHCMRWLGQAQRAFDLMCRRLHERTAFGEPLAGKQLMRQHVFDSFAEIQAARLLTLNAAEAIDAGSDARVEIGVIKVVGARMLHNVIDRAIQVHGAAGLTPDTPLDRMYRHARAGRIHDDPDEVHVDSVGRRVLGAYAAGGNWEFGLR; encoded by the coding sequence ATGAGCTTCGCCGTGCCCGCCGGCGTCCGGCCGATCCGCGACGCCGTCCACGCGTTCATGACCGAGCGGGTCGAGCCCGCCGAATCGGTGCTGCACGAGGGCGGCCCCGCCGCGGCGGCCGCCCTGCAGGAGCTGCGCGCCGAGGCGAAGAAGGAGGGCCTGTGGGCCCTCGGCCACCCGCGCGAGCTGGGCGGGGGCGGGCTGCCGTTCCTCGACTACGTCTACGTCAACGAGGTGCAGGGACGCAGCGAGTTCGGCCAGCTCGCGCTCGGCACCTACACCCTCCAGGACTCCCTCATGCTGCACGAGCACGCCTCGCCCGAGCAGCGCGAGCGCTACCTGGAGCCGCTGGTGCGGGGCGACATCTCGCCGAGCTTCGCGATGACCGAGCCGGACGTCTCCAGCTCCGACCCCACCCAGATCCGCACCTCCGCCGTGCTCGACGGCGACGAATGGGTGATCAACGGGCACAAGTGGTTCACCACCGGGGCGTCGCGGGCCGCGTACACGACCGTGATGTGCCGCACCGAGCCCGACGCGCCGCCGCACCTGGCCTTCTCCATGATCCTGGTGCCGACCGGCACGCCCGGGTACCGGATCGTGCGCGAGACGCCCGTGCTCGGGCTGGACGGGGCGCACTGCGAGGTCCGCTACGACGACGTCCGGGTGCCCGCCGCCAACCTGCTGGGCGAGCGCGGGCGCGGGTTCGTCATCGCGCAGAAGCGGCTCGGCCCCGGCCGCGTCTTCCACTGCATGCGCTGGCTCGGGCAGGCGCAGCGGGCCTTCGACCTGATGTGCCGGCGGCTGCACGAGCGCACCGCCTTCGGCGAGCCCCTGGCCGGCAAGCAGCTCATGCGCCAGCACGTGTTCGACTCCTTCGCCGAGATCCAGGCCGCCCGGCTGCTCACGCTCAACGCCGCCGAGGCCATCGACGCCGGCTCCGACGCGCGCGTCGAGATCGGCGTGATCAAGGTCGTCGGGGCGCGGATGCTGCACAACGTCATCGACCGGGCGATCCAGGTGCACGGCGCGGCCGGGCTGACGCCGGACACGCCGCTAGACCGCATGTACCGGCACGCCCGCGCCGGGCGCATCCACGACGACCCCGACGAGGTGCACGTCGACTCGGTGGGCCGGCGCGTCCTCGGCGCGTACGCGGCGGGCGGCAACTGGGAGTTCGGGCTGCGATGA
- a CDS encoding DUF6285 domain-containing protein, producing MTQTGPHDVPTAAQLVAAVRDFLRSDVLPAVEGRTRFHTRVAINVLGMVEREIELGPAQAAEHAARLAALGVRDDAELAAAVRDGGLPDDLPGDLPDDQALVAALEQAVRAKLAVANPAYLRSEDG from the coding sequence ATGACGCAGACCGGCCCGCACGACGTCCCGACCGCCGCGCAGCTCGTGGCCGCGGTGCGCGACTTCCTCCGCTCGGACGTGCTGCCGGCCGTCGAGGGCCGCACGCGCTTCCACACCCGGGTCGCGATCAACGTGCTCGGCATGGTGGAGCGGGAGATCGAGCTGGGCCCCGCCCAGGCGGCCGAGCACGCCGCCCGCCTGGCCGCCCTGGGCGTGCGCGACGACGCCGAGCTGGCCGCCGCCGTCCGCGACGGCGGCCTGCCCGACGACCTGCCCGGCGACCTGCCCGACGACCAGGCGCTGGTCGCCGCCCTGGAGCAGGCGGTGCGGGCGAAGCTGGCGGTCGCCAACCCCGCCTACCTGCGTTCCGAGGACGGCTGA
- a CDS encoding carboxymuconolactone decarboxylase family protein: MPRLRRVPREEMTDPVVTFFHDRLFAPGREGTATGSPGDWWEVFALEPRIFRHCVKGFQLYRESALDPVLRELGQVRAGWARQSRFVYSQHCKQLRALGVPEEKVAAVSCWPVSDLFGELERAVLAYADALVLDGGRVPDEVFAVLQRHLPDEQILELTYVTCMYEMHATMARALRLEFDDRPDPVAEVPAPEGYGTRDIADELTVRRE; this comes from the coding sequence ATGCCGCGCCTGCGCCGGGTGCCGCGCGAGGAGATGACCGACCCGGTGGTCACGTTCTTCCACGACCGGCTGTTCGCCCCGGGCCGGGAGGGCACCGCGACGGGCTCGCCGGGCGACTGGTGGGAGGTCTTCGCGCTGGAGCCGCGCATCTTCCGGCACTGCGTCAAGGGCTTCCAGCTCTACCGGGAGTCGGCGCTGGACCCGGTGCTGCGCGAGCTGGGCCAGGTGCGGGCCGGGTGGGCGCGGCAGAGCCGGTTCGTCTACTCCCAGCACTGCAAGCAGCTCAGGGCGCTCGGCGTGCCGGAGGAGAAGGTGGCGGCCGTCTCCTGCTGGCCGGTGAGCGACCTGTTCGGCGAGCTGGAGCGGGCGGTGCTGGCCTACGCCGACGCGCTGGTGCTGGACGGCGGCCGGGTGCCGGACGAGGTGTTCGCCGTGCTCCAGCGGCACCTGCCGGACGAGCAGATCCTGGAGCTGACGTACGTGACGTGCATGTACGAGATGCACGCCACGATGGCGCGGGCGCTGCGCCTGGAGTTCGACGACCGGCCGGACCCGGTCGCCGAGGTGCCCGCTCCCGAGGGCTACGGCACCCGGGACATCGCCGACGAGCTGACCGTTCGGCGCGAGTAA